The following coding sequences are from one Chanos chanos chromosome 12, fChaCha1.1, whole genome shotgun sequence window:
- the col28a1a gene encoding collagen, type XXVIII, alpha 1a, whose product MQCGVILCFILLSLSERVSGQGRRKNKQKAENLVVLNEGKTLICPVEVAFLVDSSEKAKVLLFEKQREFVLRFSTRLMQLQVPGWHMRVRLAALQYSSTVSVEHNLRDWQDVDVFQSRVAAMAYIGHGTYSAYAITNATQLFIRETAASSLRVILLMTDGVDHPRSPSVLTAAAEAKNHNIRVFAIGLTGPLRGGHGNAKLRSIATAPPQQNVFSLTDPLLDERLFSELSEMKDRTCPQPKSCLCDKGERGSPGSPGKPGDPGFDGAPGPKGSRGEPGLNGRPGMEGLEGRPGSKGEKGERGECGAPGMKGDQGPDGPPGQRGPRGEQGPNGSPGEPGPEGPPGPKGERGPAGIRGPPGDPGIGFPGAKGDKGNQGRPGPTGPLGVGEPGQQGPPGPPGIQGNQGFPGEGLPGPKGDRGYDGPKGARGPPGSGIKGDKGNTGAPGLPGLVGFPGVGIQGEKGDQGPIGPPGPRGTPGLGIVGPKGDQGFPGEPGPQGERGVGEPGPKGEPGPDGTAGIPGIPGEDGAVGPKGEMGLPGLRGPEGAPGKGIPGEKGDRGDRGPRGLPGIPGAVGPAGAKGEPGSMGVMGVPGPPGRGLPGSKGDPGPVGPPGPVGEPGVGIAGPKGDRGNPGPVGPQGLKGEGYPGPQGPPGLPGPPGEVGPEGKGIPGPKGNRGPPGVPGSSGPPGIGLIGLKGAVGQPGAPGPPGPPGEGIQGPKGDPGFQGPLGPRGPPGEGLPGEKGERGMGGERGKKGERGDFGAPGQTGSPGIPGEKGDPGLSREEVIRIIREICGCGLRCRESPLELVFVIDSSESVGPENFEVVKDFVNALIDRVSVSHEATRVGVVLYSHMDVVVASLQQLYDKAGIKAAVRKMAYLGEGTFTGSAIRRATQLFQASRPGVRKVAVVLTDGQADRRDSVKLEEAAEEARAAGIEVFVIGVVNHNDPMYFEFQSEMNSIASDPSQEHVYLIDDFMTLPTLESKLLSQICEYDDGTLFIPNEITQYPPGRVSTPEERDSVVRYNNEVKRLSEKPGFQVKLVTPSPPRPLETEGRENNEIVSIKTLPDDRPNEVPDLTAAQSEFGSRGRPQSSVISVEGPQGSTNWVYEPQTTKQPPLAQTLPPPPPLPDIFVPGVGCRQPLEPGPCREYEVMWYYDPEANACAQFWYGGCKGNRNRFESEDSCKKACVQT is encoded by the exons ATGCAGTGTGGTGTGATACTGTGCTTCatactgctgtctctctcagagagagttAGTGGCCAGGGCAGAAGGAAGAACAAACAGAAGGCGGAGAACCTGGTAGTCCTAAATGAAGGAAAAA CTCTGATATGTCCAGTGGAAGTGGCTTTTTTGGTGGACAGTTCAGAGAAAGCCAAAGTTTTACTGTTTGAAAAACAGCGGGAATTCGTGCTGCGCTTCAGTACACGGCTAATGCAGCTTCAAGTGCCCGGCTGGCACATGCGGGTACGCCTGGCGGCCCTGCAGTACAGCAGCACCGTCTCAGTGGAGCATAACCTCCGTGACTGGCAAGACGTGGACGTGTTCCAGAGTCGGGTGGCGGCTATGGCCTACATCGGGCACGGCACCTACTCGGCCTACGCCATTACCAACGCTACGCAGCTCTTCATCCGTGAAACAGCAGCCAGCAGCCTGCGGGTGATACTGCTGATGACTGATGGGGTGGACCACCCTCGGAGTCCCAGCGTACTGACGGCGGCTGCCGAGGCCAAGAACCACAACATTCGTGTTTTTGCCATCGGGCTGACGGGGCCCTTGCGGGGTGGGCACGGAAATGCCAAGCTGAGATCTATTGCTACTGCACCGCCCCAGCAGAATGTCTTCAGCCTTACTGATCCCCTGCTGGATGAAAGGCTCTTCTCTGAACTG TCCGAAATGAAGGACAGGACA TGCCCACAGCCCAAATCCTGTTTGTGtgataaaggagagagaggttcCCCAGGAAGTCCA GGTAAACCAGGAGACCCAGGATTTGATGGAGCTCCTGGGCCAAAAGGATCTAGA GGAGAACCTGGATTAAATGGACGTCCAGGAATGGAAGGACTTGAG GGAAGGCCAGGAAGTAAAGGAGAAAAg ggggagagaggagaatgcGGCGCCCCAGGGATGAAGGGAGATCAA GGGCCTGATGGACCTCCTGGACAACGTGGACCAAGAGGAGAGCAG GGTCCTAATGGAAGCCCTGGTGAACCAGGGCCAGAGGGCCCACCAGGGCCTAAA ggtGAACGTGGGCCTGCTGGAATAAGAGGGCCTCCGGGGGATCCTGGCATTGGATTTCCTGGTGCAAAG GGAGACAAAGGAAATCAGGGAAGACCTGGACCCACTGGTCCTCTTGGGGTGGGAGAACCAGGCCAACAA GGCCCACCCGGACCCCCTGGGATACAAGGAAATCAAGGGTTTCCAGGGGAGGGTTTACCAGGGCCGAAG GGTGACAGAGGATATGATGGTCCCAAGGGAGCACGTGGCCCCCCAGGGAGCGGTATCAAGGGTGACAAG GGGAATACAGGGGCCCCAGGTTTGCCAGGACTTGTGGGTTTTCCAGGAGTGGGGATTCAGGGAGAGAAG GGAGACCAGGGGCCAATTGGTCCCCCAGGTCCAAGAGGGACTCCTGGGCTTGGCATAGTCGGTCCAAAG GGGGACCAGGGTTTCCCAGGAGAACCTGGGCCACAGGGGGAAAGAGGGGTTGGAGAACCAGGACCAAAG GGGGAACCAGGACCAGATGGCACTGCTGGGATTCCAGGTATTCCTGGTGAGGATGGAGCTGTGGGACCTAAG GGGGAAATGGGGTTACCAGGGCTAAGAGGTCCTGAGGGAGCACCAGGCAAAGGAATCCCAGGGGAGAAG GGAGACCGAGGTGACAGAGGGCCCAGGGGTCTACCTGGGATCCCTGGAGCAGTGGGGCCAGCAGGGGCCAAG ggTGAGCCAGGCAGCATGGGTGTAATGGGTGTGCCCGGGCCACCTGGGCGGGGACTACCTGGCTCAAAG GGTGACCCTGGGCCTGTTGGTCCACCAGGGCCGGTTGGAGAGCCTGGAGTTGGAATTGCTGGACCAAAG GGTGACAGAGGAAATCCTGGACCAGTTGGACCACAAGGGTTAAAAGGAGAAGGCTATCCTGGGCcccag GGACCTCCAGGGTTGCCTGGGCCACCTGGAGAGGTTGGGCCTGAAGGAAAAGGAATACCAGGACCCAAG GGTAACAGGGGCCCTCCAGGTGTCCCTGGATCCTCGGGGCCACCTGGAATAGGTCTTATTGGATTAAag GGTGCTGTCGGTCAACCTGGGGCACCTGGTCCTCCGGGGCCTCCAGGAGAGGGCATTCAGGGACCCAAG GGGGATCCTGGCTTTCAGGGGCCACTGGGGCCACGTGGCCCTCCAGGAGAGGGCCTTCCTGGAGAAAAG GGAGAAAGGGGCATGGGTGGTGAGcgtggaaaaaaaggagagagaggagattttgGTGCACCAGGACAAACAGGATCCCCG GGCATACCAGGAGAGAAGGGGGACCCAGGCCTATCA agagaggaagttatCAGGATAATCAGGGAAATTTGTG GTTGTGGTCTGAGGTGCAGGGAGAGCCCCCTAGAGCTGGTCTTTGTGATTGACAGTTCAGAAAGCGTTGGGCCGGAGAACTTTGAAGTGGTGAAGGACTTTGTGAATGCTCTGATTGACCGCGTGTCAGTGAGCCATGAGGCCACGCGTGTGGGGGTCGTCCTCTATAGTCACATGGATGTTGTGGTGGCCAGTTTGCAGCAATTGTACGATAAGGCCGGCATCAAAGCCGCGGTACGAAAAATGGCCTATTTGGGCGAGGGCACCTTCACGGGTAGCGCCATCCGTCGGGCCACCCAGCTCTTCCAGGCTTCACGTCCCGGTGTGAGGAAGGTCGCCGTGGTGCTGACGGACGGGCAAGCGGACCGGCGAGATTCCGTGAAGCTGGAGGAGGCGGCAGAAGAGGCTCGCGCTGCTGGTATCGAGGTCTTCGTGATTGGAGTGGTGAACCATAATGACCCAATGTACTTTGAATTCCAGAGTGAAATGAATTCCATAGCCTCAGACCCCAGCCAGGAGCACGTCTACCTGATCGATGACTTCATGACCCTGCCCA CTCTGGAAAGTAAGCTCCTGAGTCAGATTTGTGAATACGATGACGGGACACTGTTCATCCCTAACGAGATTACCCAGTACCCACCTGGCCGTGTCTCTAcccctgaggagagagacagtgtagtCAGATACAACAATGAGGTGAAGAGATTGAGTGAAAAG CCTGGCTTCCAAGTCAAGCTTGTTACCCCGTCTCCCCCACGACCGCTTGAAACAGAGGGACGTGAAAACAATGAAATCGTCTCCATCAAAACGCTTCCTGATGATAGGCCTAATGAAGTACCTGACCTCACTGCTGCACAGTCTGAGTTTGGGAGTAGAGGGCGACCACAGTCTTCTGTCATCTCCGTAGAGGGTCCCCAGGGTTCTACTAACTGGGTTTATGaaccacagacaacaaaacagcCGCCGCTAGCACAAACAttaccacctcctcccccaCTGCCTGATATCTTTGTACCAG GAGTGGGCTGTCGCCAGCCTTTGGAGCCTGGACCCTGTCGGGAGTATGAGGTCATGTGGTACTATGACCCAGAGGCCAATGCCTGTGCCCAGTTCTGGTATGGTGGCTGCAAGGGCAACAGAAACCGCTTTGAATCAGAGGACAGCTGCAAGAAAGCATGCGTGCAGACGTAA
- the umad1 gene encoding UBAP1-MVB12-associated (UMA)-domain containing protein 1: MFNFLGLRKDSSKKSQSEKEADGFVIIGETAEERKHKVNSASTVQPATNVIVQPAKSSSARQSLAVEAAQSAPVTPAAMPPPGAPSADVSLALPELLGDVPFTLAPHILAMQAGLPFIPDLVLPRDINDNLANFRYDFTLENSVLSNS, encoded by the exons atgtttaattttctcGGACTTCGGAAAGACTCATCGAAGAAGTCACAGTCTGAGAAGGAAGCAGATGGATTCGTTATTATCG GGGAGACTGCTGAGGAGCGGAAACACAAAGTCAACAGCGCCAGCACTGTACAGCCAGCAACCAATGTTATTGTACAACCAGCAAAG TCGTCTAGCGCAAGACAGAGTCTGGCTGTTGAGGCTGCCCAGTCTGCTCCAGTTACCCCAGCTGCTATGCCCCCTCCAGGGGCCCCGAGTGCAGATGTAAGCCTGGCTCTCCCAGAGCTTCTTGGGGACGTTCCCTTCACCTTAGCACCACATATTCTTGCAATGCAAGCAGGGCTGCCGTTCATCCCAGATCTGGTCCTGCCACGAGATATCAATGACAACTTGGCCAATTTCCGGTATGACTTCACTCTAGAGAACTCGGTGCTCTCCAACTCTTGA
- the sdhaf3 gene encoding succinate dehydrogenase assembly factor 3, mitochondrial yields MANPAHVSKVRSLYKRILILHRFLPIDLRALGDQYVKDEFRRHKAASEAEGKCFMKEWENYKDTLQTQVLESLGDKTKKADFGSVLPEEKLKHFQDEQIGQLYELMLESTKPNRQFDIQEDGVQK; encoded by the exons ATGGCAAATCCAGCTCATGTATCAAAGGTACGATCATTATACAAGAGGATCCTTATATTGCATCGGTTTCTGCCTATAGACTTGAGGGCACTCGGGGATCAGTACGTGAAAGATGAATTCAGAAGGCACAAAGCTGCGTCTGAAGCAGAGGGTAAATGCTTCATGAAGGAATGGGAG AATTACAAAGACACGCTACAGACTCAGGTGCTGGAGTCGTTAGGAGACAAGACGAAGAAGGCTGACTTCGGGTCCGTGTTGCCTGAGGAGAAACTCAAACACTTCCAGGACGAGCAGATCGGTCAGCTTTACGAGCTCATGCTGGAGTCCACCAAACCCAACCGCCAATTTGACATCCAAGAGGATGGCGTTCAGAAATGA
- the rpa3 gene encoding replication protein A 14 kDa subunit, translated as MTGVFESPKTRVNASMLPQNVSKAVCFVGRVDRVHPTGKSFTLLDGDEKMASVELHEPLDEELSGIVEVIGMVSNKGTIMASAYNAFREEKGIAFDLQLYNEALKIIHDFPQYYPFEVTTSN; from the exons atgacaggtGTTTTTGAGTCTCCAAAAACCAGAGTTAATGCCTCCATGCTACCCCAAAATGTGAGCAAggcagtttgttttgttgggcGTGTGGACAGG GTCCACCCAACAGGAAAATCTTTCACACTCCTAGATGGAGATGAGAAGATGGCCTCCGTAGAACTTCACGAACCA CTTGACGAAGAGTTGAGTGGAATTGTTGAGGTTATTGGCATGGTGTCCAACAAAGGAACAATCATGGCTTCAGCATACAATGccttcagagaggaaaaaggaattGCCTTTG atttgCAGCTGTACAATGAAGCTTTGAAAATCATCCATGATTTCCCACAGTATTACCCCTTTGAGGTGACAACAAGCAATTAG